One genomic region from Rosa rugosa chromosome 1, drRosRugo1.1, whole genome shotgun sequence encodes:
- the LOC133726501 gene encoding senescence-associated carboxylesterase 101-like isoform X2: MPESFKMTVKNRFSSGLESGNLVVNSDPVHQAWCAIEQQRQINPNAEPSLYNEIQPENPIVIAFGTPPGSLQGQEGLVSSKDFAHFEFLCNKSNPVFCINEAAIKLFQSHYSDLLVLKNKLVENSKGKTPPLIIITGQSLGGSIATLFTLWLLEGLNLSKAKRPFCITFGSPLVGDEHLRKCVLEFSTWKYCFLHIVSNQDHTPKIFMSQNTTGAYKPFGTFLLCSASGCACSEDPDFVLEQFVTTNSHSAQTQDPNLGFPYGQILEDLKRKALCNVFKSIGGERDPLEASIITQLLAIGAVSPSCMDIDNLVGKMKRHETKLLIQKMKNWDSDNKFNDVKIHMAYLEWYKKESKDKGYGYYDMYRKKEKPADVKVNEYKKKLMNYWEDSVTEIEDRPKLEEGAYLRLRWLYGGTTYRRMVEPLHIADYYKDGGENYQTEDGKRPKHFTLLEKLHQEKQEQEEKKKEQEKKKQETQKQEEKPESGPSKSKRKNVGSILNDDSCFWARVEEALILLKNGGLTTDDKGKLKEFEDYVWIALKNYAVSPEIFLKNSSFMKWWNEYKGIVDSSSSLSHFMKNGGPKEYEEGKFT; encoded by the exons ATGCCAGAAAGCTTTAAGATGACCGTAAAAAACCG GTTTAGCAGCGGCTTAGAATCGGGGAATCTTGTGGTGAACTCTGATCCAGTACACCAGGCATGGTGTGCGATTGAGCAACAAAGACAGATTAATCCAAATGCAGAGCCATCCTTGTACAATGAAATCCAACCAGAAAATCCAATCGTCATAGCTTTTGGCACTCCACCTGGCTCACTTCAGGGACAAGAAGGCTTGGTTTCATCAAAAGATTTTGCTCACTTTGAATTTTTGTGCAACAAAAGCAATCCAGTTTTCTGCATCAATGAAGCAGCAATCAAACTATTTCAGTCACATTATAGTGATCTCCTCGTTCTGAAAAATAAG CTGGTAGAGAATAGCAAGGGCAAAACCCCACCATTAATAATCATCACTGGACAATCTCTGGGAGGTAGTATAGCTACACTGTTCACCTTATGGTTGCTAGAAGGCCTCAACTTGTCGAAAGCCAAACGCCCATTTTGCATTACTTTCGGTTCTCCCCTTGTTGGCGATGAACACCTTCGAAAATGTGTGTTAGAATTCTCAACTTGGAAATATTGCTTCTTGCATATAGTCTCCAACCAAGATCATACTCCTAAAATCTTTATGTCCCAAAATACAACTGGTGCTTATAAGCCATTTGGTACATTCTTATTATGCTCGGCTTCGGGTTGTGCTTGCTCTGAGGACCCGGATTTCGTTTTGGAACAATTTGTGACAACCAATTCTCACAGTGCTCAAACTCAAGATCCTAATTTGGGGTTCCCCTATGGACAAATTTTGGAGGATCTCAAGCGCAAGGCATTATGTAATGTTTTCAAGTCCATTGGAGGGGAAAGAGATCCACTTGAAGCTAGCATAATCACACAACTCCTAGCAATTGGAGCAGTCTCACCG TCCTGTATGGATATCGACAATCTGGTTGGGAAGATGAAAAGACATGAAACAAAGTTATTAATtcagaagatgaagaattgGGATTCTGACAACAAGTTTAATGATGTTAAAATTCACATGGCCTACTTGGAGTGGTACAAGAAGGAGTCCAAAGATAAAGGTTATGGATACTATGACATGTacagaaagaaggagaagccaGCTGACGTTAAGGTTAACGAGTATAAGAAGAAACTCATGAATTACTGGGAGGACTCTGTCACAGAAATAGAGGACAGGCCAAAGTTAGAAGAAGGAGCTTACTTGCGGCTTCGTTGGCTTTATGGAGGCACAACCTACAGGAGGATGGTTGAACCACTTCACATTGCAGACTACTATAAGGATGGTGGGGAAAATTACCAAACCGAGGATGGGAAAAGGCCCAAACATTTTACTCTGTTGGAGAAATTGCATCAGGAGAAGCAGGagcaagaagagaagaagaaggagcaagaaaagaagaagcagGAAACAcagaaacaagaagaaaaaccagaaTCTGGCCCAAGCAAATCCAAAAGAAAGAACGTGGGTTCTATTTTGAATGATGATTCTTGTTTTTGGGCACGTGTTGAGGAAGCTCTCATCTTGTTGAAGAATGGAGGACTAACTACTGATGACAAAGGGAAGTTGAAAGAGTTTGAGGACTATGTGTGGATTGCTCTCAAGAATTATGCAGTGTCACCTGAGATTTTCTTGAAGAACAGCAGTTTTATGAAATGGTGGAATGAGTATAAAGGAATTGTTGACAGCTCTTCATCGCTCTCGCACTTTATGAAAAATGGCGGTCCCA
- the LOC133726501 gene encoding senescence-associated carboxylesterase 101-like isoform X3 yields MPESFKMTVKNRFSSGLESGNLVVNSDPVHQAWCAIEQQRQINPNAEPSLYNEIQPENPIVIAFGTPPGSLQGQEGLVSSKDFAHFEFLCNKSNPVFCINEAAIKLFQSHYSDLLVLKNKQSCMDIDNLVGKMKRHETKLLIQKMKNWDSDNKFNDVKIHMAYLEWYKKESKDKGYGYYDMYRKKEKPADVKVNEYKKKLMNYWEDSVTEIEDRPKLEEGAYLRLRWLYGGTTYRRMVEPLHIADYYKDGGENYQTEDGKRPKHFTLLEKLHQEKQEQEEKKKEQEKKKQETQKQEEKPESGPSKSKRKNVGSILNDDSCFWARVEEALILLKNGGLTTDDKGKLKEFEDYVWIALKNYAVSPEIFLKNSSFMKWWNEYKGIVDSSSSLSHFMKNGGPKEYEEGKFT; encoded by the exons ATGCCAGAAAGCTTTAAGATGACCGTAAAAAACCG GTTTAGCAGCGGCTTAGAATCGGGGAATCTTGTGGTGAACTCTGATCCAGTACACCAGGCATGGTGTGCGATTGAGCAACAAAGACAGATTAATCCAAATGCAGAGCCATCCTTGTACAATGAAATCCAACCAGAAAATCCAATCGTCATAGCTTTTGGCACTCCACCTGGCTCACTTCAGGGACAAGAAGGCTTGGTTTCATCAAAAGATTTTGCTCACTTTGAATTTTTGTGCAACAAAAGCAATCCAGTTTTCTGCATCAATGAAGCAGCAATCAAACTATTTCAGTCACATTATAGTGATCTCCTCGTTCTGAAAAATAAG CAGTCCTGTATGGATATCGACAATCTGGTTGGGAAGATGAAAAGACATGAAACAAAGTTATTAATtcagaagatgaagaattgGGATTCTGACAACAAGTTTAATGATGTTAAAATTCACATGGCCTACTTGGAGTGGTACAAGAAGGAGTCCAAAGATAAAGGTTATGGATACTATGACATGTacagaaagaaggagaagccaGCTGACGTTAAGGTTAACGAGTATAAGAAGAAACTCATGAATTACTGGGAGGACTCTGTCACAGAAATAGAGGACAGGCCAAAGTTAGAAGAAGGAGCTTACTTGCGGCTTCGTTGGCTTTATGGAGGCACAACCTACAGGAGGATGGTTGAACCACTTCACATTGCAGACTACTATAAGGATGGTGGGGAAAATTACCAAACCGAGGATGGGAAAAGGCCCAAACATTTTACTCTGTTGGAGAAATTGCATCAGGAGAAGCAGGagcaagaagagaagaagaaggagcaagaaaagaagaagcagGAAACAcagaaacaagaagaaaaaccagaaTCTGGCCCAAGCAAATCCAAAAGAAAGAACGTGGGTTCTATTTTGAATGATGATTCTTGTTTTTGGGCACGTGTTGAGGAAGCTCTCATCTTGTTGAAGAATGGAGGACTAACTACTGATGACAAAGGGAAGTTGAAAGAGTTTGAGGACTATGTGTGGATTGCTCTCAAGAATTATGCAGTGTCACCTGAGATTTTCTTGAAGAACAGCAGTTTTATGAAATGGTGGAATGAGTATAAAGGAATTGTTGACAGCTCTTCATCGCTCTCGCACTTTATGAAAAATGGCGGTCCCA
- the LOC133726501 gene encoding senescence-associated carboxylesterase 101-like isoform X1, with protein MPESFKMTVKNRFSSGLESGNLVVNSDPVHQAWCAIEQQRQINPNAEPSLYNEIQPENPIVIAFGTPPGSLQGQEGLVSSKDFAHFEFLCNKSNPVFCINEAAIKLFQSHYSDLLVLKNKLVENSKGKTPPLIIITGQSLGGSIATLFTLWLLEGLNLSKAKRPFCITFGSPLVGDEHLRKCVLEFSTWKYCFLHIVSNQDHTPKIFMSQNTTGAYKPFGTFLLCSASGCACSEDPDFVLEQFVTTNSHSAQTQDPNLGFPYGQILEDLKRKALCNVFKSIGGERDPLEASIITQLLAIGAVSPQSCMDIDNLVGKMKRHETKLLIQKMKNWDSDNKFNDVKIHMAYLEWYKKESKDKGYGYYDMYRKKEKPADVKVNEYKKKLMNYWEDSVTEIEDRPKLEEGAYLRLRWLYGGTTYRRMVEPLHIADYYKDGGENYQTEDGKRPKHFTLLEKLHQEKQEQEEKKKEQEKKKQETQKQEEKPESGPSKSKRKNVGSILNDDSCFWARVEEALILLKNGGLTTDDKGKLKEFEDYVWIALKNYAVSPEIFLKNSSFMKWWNEYKGIVDSSSSLSHFMKNGGPKEYEEGKFT; from the exons ATGCCAGAAAGCTTTAAGATGACCGTAAAAAACCG GTTTAGCAGCGGCTTAGAATCGGGGAATCTTGTGGTGAACTCTGATCCAGTACACCAGGCATGGTGTGCGATTGAGCAACAAAGACAGATTAATCCAAATGCAGAGCCATCCTTGTACAATGAAATCCAACCAGAAAATCCAATCGTCATAGCTTTTGGCACTCCACCTGGCTCACTTCAGGGACAAGAAGGCTTGGTTTCATCAAAAGATTTTGCTCACTTTGAATTTTTGTGCAACAAAAGCAATCCAGTTTTCTGCATCAATGAAGCAGCAATCAAACTATTTCAGTCACATTATAGTGATCTCCTCGTTCTGAAAAATAAG CTGGTAGAGAATAGCAAGGGCAAAACCCCACCATTAATAATCATCACTGGACAATCTCTGGGAGGTAGTATAGCTACACTGTTCACCTTATGGTTGCTAGAAGGCCTCAACTTGTCGAAAGCCAAACGCCCATTTTGCATTACTTTCGGTTCTCCCCTTGTTGGCGATGAACACCTTCGAAAATGTGTGTTAGAATTCTCAACTTGGAAATATTGCTTCTTGCATATAGTCTCCAACCAAGATCATACTCCTAAAATCTTTATGTCCCAAAATACAACTGGTGCTTATAAGCCATTTGGTACATTCTTATTATGCTCGGCTTCGGGTTGTGCTTGCTCTGAGGACCCGGATTTCGTTTTGGAACAATTTGTGACAACCAATTCTCACAGTGCTCAAACTCAAGATCCTAATTTGGGGTTCCCCTATGGACAAATTTTGGAGGATCTCAAGCGCAAGGCATTATGTAATGTTTTCAAGTCCATTGGAGGGGAAAGAGATCCACTTGAAGCTAGCATAATCACACAACTCCTAGCAATTGGAGCAGTCTCACCG CAGTCCTGTATGGATATCGACAATCTGGTTGGGAAGATGAAAAGACATGAAACAAAGTTATTAATtcagaagatgaagaattgGGATTCTGACAACAAGTTTAATGATGTTAAAATTCACATGGCCTACTTGGAGTGGTACAAGAAGGAGTCCAAAGATAAAGGTTATGGATACTATGACATGTacagaaagaaggagaagccaGCTGACGTTAAGGTTAACGAGTATAAGAAGAAACTCATGAATTACTGGGAGGACTCTGTCACAGAAATAGAGGACAGGCCAAAGTTAGAAGAAGGAGCTTACTTGCGGCTTCGTTGGCTTTATGGAGGCACAACCTACAGGAGGATGGTTGAACCACTTCACATTGCAGACTACTATAAGGATGGTGGGGAAAATTACCAAACCGAGGATGGGAAAAGGCCCAAACATTTTACTCTGTTGGAGAAATTGCATCAGGAGAAGCAGGagcaagaagagaagaagaaggagcaagaaaagaagaagcagGAAACAcagaaacaagaagaaaaaccagaaTCTGGCCCAAGCAAATCCAAAAGAAAGAACGTGGGTTCTATTTTGAATGATGATTCTTGTTTTTGGGCACGTGTTGAGGAAGCTCTCATCTTGTTGAAGAATGGAGGACTAACTACTGATGACAAAGGGAAGTTGAAAGAGTTTGAGGACTATGTGTGGATTGCTCTCAAGAATTATGCAGTGTCACCTGAGATTTTCTTGAAGAACAGCAGTTTTATGAAATGGTGGAATGAGTATAAAGGAATTGTTGACAGCTCTTCATCGCTCTCGCACTTTATGAAAAATGGCGGTCCCA